The Pseudomonas moraviensis genome contains the following window.
ATGAGGCCCGCAAGAACGATACAGATCTCAGATCCGCCAGAACGGCTTCAACCCCTCCTCCCGCGCCTGCTCACGGGTCAGCCCGATATCCTTGAGCTGATCCGCCGTCAGCGCCAGCAACGCCTTGCGCGTGTGCAGACGCTGCCAGAACAGACCCCAGCGACTCAGGCCGGACGGCGCGTTACG
Protein-coding sequences here:
- a CDS encoding DUF1127 domain-containing protein, producing the protein MNGLSDVRLTLHSQELAAGQKDNARNQLRNAPSGLSRWGLFWQRLHTRKALLALTADQLKDIGLTREQAREEGLKPFWRI